The nucleotide sequence CAGGTTTCCAGTTTTGTTATCAGTCTCTGCTTTTTGAGCATAGTGAACAAGTTTGGCAAAAGTATGCCTTCTTGCAGTTCTTGTACATATCTGGCAATTCGTGGAGATTAAGTGCCGGTCTTTGAAAGAGATCGAGAGTGCTCTTATTGCAGCAGGTTGATATAAGATTACCCAAATCATTCTGCCAATGAGAAATTTGTCCTTTTGGTTTTTCAAAAGCTTGGGCACATCGAGGATAATGTAGTCCTGACTCAAGTAATTCAAACCTGATGGCCCTCAAAACtttagagagggagagagagaacttGGCATTTGTTCTACTTGAAAGTCTTATTCTCAGTCATAAGGTTTATTGCAGTAATGTGAACTGAATGTATAGTCTGTCCCAAAGACATGGATTGGACTCAATGTTCAAGCTTCAAAGTGCAGTTTGATTGAAACTGTGAGCTTGCAAGCTTTGTCTGCACATCAGAATGTATAGCAGCTACTGCTACTTTTGTTGTCTGCTCTCCTGGTCAATTGACCAATTCTTATTTGGTCAAAAGAAAATAATACACTTTTGTTTGTTCTAAGTGATCTTGTGCTTATGCTAAGTCTTTTTGAGAGGAGTTGATGTTATTAAACTAATTTGAGATTTTGTTGTGAAAATAATTTGGAAACTCATCTTCAGCTGTTTGTAGCAATCATTCTTTCTCTGCAGACAAACCATATTTTGATCATACTGAACTTCCCAATTATGCCAAGCCTCTTCTACTTGGCAAAAGTAAACATGGAAGTCAATTCTGGTGTTCTTAATTCTTGTGATGTGTTTTGACACTGTGTGGTTCCTAATATAAGAATATGATTCTGGTCAACATCACATGTGAATGCACACTCAAGAATTTGAAGCCCCATCACCATCAGTTAGTATGTCTTCCTCACAAACATAGCATCAAAACCATGAACATCACATGAACTTTGAAAGCTCCTACATTCATTATATAGATTTCTTTTCCAAaacatgaacaacacaaggatcaGCATGGATCGATTTTtaacttttttaatatttttaattattattgatcATAATTAATTGATGCATCGTCTAATATGTACCGATCCGATAGATCACCTTGTCCCTAGGAAGGACTGAACCTGGATCATCTGACTTCTGATGACAGTAAAAGTCGTGATGGTCTCGATCATTCATACCGGAATTCCAACTTTCTAGTGAGAAAACATGAAACCGATGTATCATTCATTCATTTGTCTGACTTGACTGAATCTTTTAGGCAAACCCAGTAACACGGAAACACAAAGAATTGAATGCAGTTCGTAGATGCAGATCACGTGGACATACACATCTTGTAGGTGTTATCGTCCATGTCGTGATCACCTGACAACAAGATGTTATCAAGAACGAACCCACAGGAACACGGAGAGCCAATTCCGCGTCTTTCAAGTCTTCTGCTTGCAACTGTGTCCGCGGGAATTTCCATCCTCGTcagtcgtcgtcttcttcttcttcttcttcttcttctgctcaggAACTGGTAGGTCAACTCCGTCATGGACTTCTCCTCCTAGCATGCAGCGATATTATATGACGGGAGAGATCGGAAGTCAACGCCTCTATACAGTAGTTGTGACTGCCGTAAGATCTAGAAAGGAACAAATGAGAAGAACAGGGAAGTGGATCTTTCTGAATCGACCATTAATAGAGACAGATAGTGCATGTTCTTGTCAGGGAAACACCTAGAGTGTTGGAACTAGAGCAATGCAAAATGACAAGTCTTCTGATACTGAAAGCTCGTCAACTCCATTTGGAGTTGTGTAAGCTTATaaactataagcttgctattaataACCTATTTTCTATTTCTATTGGTAGCCTCCTTATTATTGgcaatttcaaaaaaaattaattttactatttacaatGATATGATAAACacaaggattatatatatatatacatatatatatatatatacatatatatatatatacatatatatatatatacatatatatatatatacatatatatatatatacatatatatatatatatatatgtatatatgtatgtatatatatagttgcAAAGATTAATATGTAGGAGGAGGTGAGCTTACGGGAGGGTGATCGGATAgcagctgtgtgtgtgtgtgtgtgtgtgagagagagagagagagagagagagagagggagagagaattgGTTGACTGTTTTGTATTGTATTAGGTGATATCAAAGAGAAGAATAATAATACTAAGCCATCAATGAGCAACACAACACACGGTCTCTCTCCTTTGAACAAGCCATACTTCCACCTTCCCACCGTGTTCTTGGCAGCTTCTCAGTCCCCCACCATGTCGGCATTCGTTTATAAGACCACGTCCACCTTCTGCATTGATTCCGCAGTCCTTTTGACAGCTGCTCCTGCAAGCCTTTCGATCTCTCATCTCCATTTCCTTCTCTTCAGCCTAttgaaacctctctctctctctctctctctctctctctctctcttattcccTTTCTTCTTAATTCCTTCCTCGCTGAGAGTGCTGAACATGGCGGGCAGACGGCTCCGGGGCGACTCCGACGAGAGCCCACCGGAGCAGTCGGAAGAAAAGAGGATGAGGCGTCTGCCTTCCTTCACAACGTTTGTGATTCTTTCTTTCTCATCTACTGGAAGTAGTTCTTCAGATCTTTGTTGATGCTGGAGAAGTTGCTTCTCTCATTACAAGGTCTCATGCTTGTTAGTCTCTTCATAAGGCACAGTTGGTGGCTTGGAAGAAGCTGCTTCATATCTTTCTGTTCTAGTTGTAGGTTACTTGAACATCTTGTAAAAGGTGATGTTCTTGATGTGAGTCTTCATCTAACgctcaacctctctctctctctctctctctctctctctctctgtgtccctCTCCCTTTGACAGAGTGATAGAAGAAGCTGCGGTAGCAAACAAGTTGCAGACTGTGCGCTGCGCATTGGAGCCACTGCTTCGCAGAGTGGTATTACAAAGCATTACTATGACATGCAAATATCTCATTCCATTTCCTTCTTCTATATTTGCTCGCCAAGCATGTAGAAGAGACTTTAATGAGCCAAACAAATAGATGATCTGATGACATCTTCATGTGTTCTTCTAGGTCCGAGAAGAAGTGGAGAGAATACTCATCCACAGCACACGTTTATCTCAGAGGTAACACAAGAAGAATGATGTGTTTAGCAAACACCTTGTTGATTACAGACTCTTGGATCATCCATAGCATTTGATATGAACAAAACGGTAATCTGGAACTGTGTTTACTCTTCTGCAGCTGTTTCCCAAAGCATAATGAAGCTGCAGAGCCATCAAGCCTGAAACTCATCTTCGTGAACCAGCCATCACGGCCCATCTTCACTGGAGGCAGAATTGAAGACACCGAAAACAATCCACTGCAGATCCTCGTTGTCGATACGAAGAAGAGCGTGGGAGTTCCTCCGTCCTCCTTACTCCCATCACCTCTCAGAGTAGAACTCGTAGCACTGGATGGAGACTTTGCTTCCGGGGATGAGGAGGACTGGACCAGCCATGAGTTCCAAAGCAAGATAGTGAGAGAGAGAGCCGGGAAGAGGCCACTGCTCGTTGGAGATGTTAATGTCACGCTAACAGATGGAGTCGTGCTCATACCCGAGCTATGCTTCACTGATAATTCTAGCTGGACGAAGAGTGGCAAGTTCAAGATCGGTGCAAGAACTGTGCCCGGGAGCTACACCGGACCAAGGATTAGAGAAGCCATGACGGAGCCTTTCAAGGTTAAGGATCACAGAGGAGAATGTGAGTTCACTGTCTTCATCAACTTCAGATGAGCTGCTGCAAGGCACGAACTGATGAACTGTGTACCTGCAGCATACAAGAAGCATCATCCACCAGCTCTGGGCGACGAGGCATGGCGGCTGGAGAAGATCAGCAAGGACGGCGTGTTCCACAGGAAGCTCGCCGCCAACAACATCAACACGGTGCAGGACTTCTTGAAGCTGTGGCACGTCGACCCGGATCGCCTTCGCCAGGTAGAGAGACCTCGACCTCGTTGTTGCATGTAATAACATAGAACACCGGAACGACAAATCCTCGTCCGGCTCGTGCATCAGATTCTGGGAAAGGGGATGTCGGACCGGACGTGGGAGGCGACCATCGGGCACGCGAAGGAGTGCGTCGTGGGCGACAAGCTCTACCTGCGCCGCAGCCCCAAGTGCGACCTCCTCCTGAACCCAGTCTGCGAGGTGGTGGCCGTCGTTGCAGGCACCGCCGCGTTCGCCCCGCAGCAGCTCAACAGAGCTGCTGACAGAGTGAGCACCGCGACCACCTGCTCTGCTTGATGGCGAGCTCCTCATCTCCCTCCACACCACTAACTTCCCCATCGTTCCGCAGGCTTACATACACCAATTAGCGCGAGAAGCGTACGCAAACTGGGATCATTTGGAAGAGTACGAAGGATCATCTCATGCAACCAgtatgcctcagcaacaaagtttgGTAATATGAGTACCTTGGAATTAAGATTTGGTGTAGGcacaaaaattataattatattattgttatgtgaattaaaattatataataataaattaaatttagaaTACATATCTCTTGTTGTTATTTAGAATATCTTTCTTCTGATTTGCGAATAAAGCGATCCGTAAGAAGAACTAAATTAGTTTTCtcattcaataaaataaaaactatGAGATGAGAACAGATTCATGATCTTTGTATGTATAGTTCCTAAGAGATTCTATgcaataacaaaaaaattaagataattaattaggAGAGTCTCATTCATCAAGGTAATtcctaataaatattttatcatacttGGGTTACCATTTTATTAAACAATAATTCTAATAAGAATTCAGTCAGAACTATAATATATCCTATCCAAAGGTTATATAATATAACATTCTTGATCTAATATATCTAgtgtaaattatatataattaaattatttataataatttaatcaaaaaatataaagataataTAAGCACGAAAATACcattttaatgataaaaataatataatattaatattttaagtttttcaAGAACCATTGATATTATCTCTATTTTACTTTTAGATGAAATATTTGTAAATCTAGCGTTCACATaagattttataattaataagaaCTGATACTATTTTTATAGAGGTGTGTTATTAAATTTGGATATATAATCCTAAATTATAATGATATTTAAAATAGTACAATCCTACCTCATCATATAATTATTCAAAGTATATATTCTTTTAGGATTATCTAAGTCTCTTAATTatgtatataattataaatattatttttattattattatttaagactaattctataatatattttttataaatttattattttagacCACTTTGGTAACtacatgaacaatacaagaatataaaatatatcttaaatgtcatgtaAATAGTAAATTACTTTTATAACTCATACCATATAAGCCTATTATTCCAGGCTACCATTAACACTTTGCAATACAACCCTACGACAACCGTGAGACTCCTCATCATAGTGCATAATGTCGTGATGCCACTATCACCCTCGACCATCGCTAGAACTAATGCACATTAGCGCTAGCCACCGAATTCCAACCATCGTGACTTCTTTTAATGTCGTCAATAATAGTTCGCTGCTCATAGTAGGGTTGGGGACAAAGCAAACTGTCATAGACATATCACCTTATGTTGTATAGTCGTAGACAACAAGCCATCAGTCGACAGAGGTGATTGCTCACCAACAATCACCTACTACAGAACCCTCAACATATTTGCTCTCTTTTACCACCACATAGAGCGCCACTATGGCCTATGTAATAGTTACATACAATGCTATCACTTACACAATCATGGCTCACAATAAGGCCAATGACCAAGTCAGGTCGCTAACTTTCATAATGTTATTGTTGACACCAAACTACCGTCACAACTGGTTAACCAAGATCAAGTAGCAACATTTTATTCATGATTACACTTGTATAGGCAAGAAACCTTCATCGTGCGTAAATAAGCGACTACAAGATAAACAAAAGAGATCGAATCACCCTTTGCAAGCAAAGGGTGATAATATaaaacacatataatacttttagATCTAAGGTATTTGgttttaaaatcatctttga is from Musa acuminata AAA Group cultivar baxijiao chromosome BXJ1-6, Cavendish_Baxijiao_AAA, whole genome shotgun sequence and encodes:
- the LOC103988204 gene encoding protein SAR DEFICIENT 1-like, which encodes MAGRRLRGDSDESPPEQSEEKRMRRLPSFTTVIEEAAVANKLQTVRCALEPLLRRVVREEVERILIHSTRLSQSCFPKHNEAAEPSSLKLIFVNQPSRPIFTGGRIEDTENNPLQILVVDTKKSVGVPPSSLLPSPLRVELVALDGDFASGDEEDWTSHEFQSKIVRERAGKRPLLVGDVNVTLTDGVVLIPELCFTDNSSWTKSGKFKIGARTVPGSYTGPRIREAMTEPFKVKDHRGESYKKHHPPALGDEAWRLEKISKDGVFHRKLAANNINTVQDFLKLWHVDPDRLRQILGKGMSDRTWEATIGHAKECVVGDKLYLRRSPKCDLLLNPVCEVVAVVAGTAAFAPQQLNRAADRAYIHQLAREAYANWDHLEEYEGSSHATSMPQQQSLVI